The genomic region GATCAAGGATTAATTCCTTTTAAAACATTAACTTTTAATCAAGGAGTTAATTTTACAGCTGGACTTTCTCACATACGAACATCTCCCGATCATGGAGTTGCTTATGATATAGCTAAAAAAGGAATCGCTAATGAAAATTCATTCGAGGAAGCCATCTTTCATGCTATAAAAATATTCAAAAATAGAAAAGAATATATGAAATTGAGTTCATCCAAATTATCATAAAATTATAACAACCATATTTTTTTTTACTTGTAAAATACCACCTAATATTTGAATTTCCTTTTTTTTTTTATCTTTTTCTAATTGTAATTTTAAAAAACCATTTTTTAATATAGAAATAAATGGAGCATGATCTTTCAAGATTTGAAAATATCCATAATAGCCAGGTGCTATAATAGAAATTATATCTCCTTGATACAAAATTTTACGGGAACTAATAATTTTTATTTTCATAAATTTATATCGATAACATTTTTTTTCCGCTTTCTATAACTTGTTCAATGGTTCCTTTTAAATTAAAAGCAGCCTCTGGCATATCATCTAACTCTCCATTGATTATCATATTAAATCCTTTTATAGTATCTTCAATTTTTACAAATTCGCCTTTTATTCCCGTAAATTGTTTTGCTACATGAAACGGTTGAGATAAAAATCGTTGAACGCGTCTAGCTCTAGAAACTATGAGTTGATCTTCTTCACTTAATTCTTCTATCCCAAGTATTGCTATAATATCTTGTAAAGAATTATATTTTTGCAAAATTTTTTTCACTCTTTGCGCACAATCATAATGATTTTCATTTATTATATCGGGAGACAAAATACGTGAAGTAGAATCTAAAGGATCTACTGCAGGATAAATTCCTAAGGATGCTATTTTTCTGGAAAGAACGGTAGTTGCATCTAAATGCGAAAATGTAATAGCAGGAGCAGGATCTGTTAAGTCATCTGCAGGAACATAAACCGCTTGTACTGATGTGATAGATCCTCTTTTTGTAGAAGTTATTCTTTCCTGCATAGCCCCCATCTCAGAAGATAAAGTCGGTTGATATCCGACGGATGAAGGAATTCTTCCTAATAACGCTGAAACTTCTGATCCAGCTTGAGTAAAACGAAATATATTATCCAGGAAAAATAATACATCTTGTCCTTTTTTTCCTTCTAAATATTGATCTCTATAATATTCAGCTAATGTGAGTCCGGATAAAGCAACTCTTGCTCTAGCACCAGGAGGTTCATTCATTTGTCCAAAAACAAAAGTAGCTTTAGACTCCTTCAAAGATTCTTTATCTACTTTAGAAATATCCCAATACCCTTTTTTCATAGATTCCAAAAAAGACTTTCCGTATTTTATAATTCCAGATTCCAACATTTCTCTTAATAAATCATTTCCTTCTCGGGATCTTTCTCCTACTCCTGCAAAAACAGATCGTCCACCATGTCCTTTTGCTACATTATTTATCAATTCCTGTATCAATACAGTTTTACCTACTCCTGCTCCACCAAATAATCCAATTTTACCCCCTTTGGGGTAAGGTTCTATTAAATCTATCACTTTAATTCCTGTGTACAAAATCTCTGTATCAGTAGATAAATCTACAAATGGAGGAGATTCACTATGAATAGGTTTAGTTTCGGATCGATCTATGTCTCCTAATCCGTCTATACAATCTCCTAAAACATTAAAAACTCTACCATTAATAGATTTCCCAACAGGAATACAAATTGGTTTATCTAATGCATAAACTTCTTGACCTCTTTTTAATCCATCTGTCACTTCCATAGAGATGCAACGAACATTTCTATCTCCCATATGTTGTTGTACTTCCAACACTATTTTATTTTTGTTATACGAGTCTATTTCTAAAGCATCATAAATTTTAGGAATATAAGATCCTTCTTTAAAAGAAACATCAATTACTGGTCCTATAATTTGAGTAATAATTCCCTTAAATTTTTTTTTATACATCATCTAGTCTTTTCTTTTTTTTAAAACATTTCTACAATTATATTTGCAATTGTAAATGTAAGAGAAAAAAAGACAAAAATTTTGAAAATTTATTCATTGATTGATGAATTTTCTTCTTTTTATCCATGTGTATTTACGCTTGGAATTTTTGATGGAGTTCATATAGGTCATCAAAAAATTATTCAAAATTTAATTTTGAAATCTCAAAAAAAGTATTCTTCTGTTTTACTTACTTTTCATCCACATCCAAAAGAAATATTACATTCTGATAAAGAATTTTTTTACTTAAATACTCTATCTGAAAGAATATCTCATTTGAAAAACATCGGAATAGAACACTTGATTATTCATCCTTTTA from Blattabacterium cuenoti harbors:
- a CDS encoding F0F1 ATP synthase subunit epsilon; translation: MKIKIISSRKILYQGDIISIIAPGYYGYFQILKDHAPFISILKNGFLKLQLEKDKKKKEIQILGGILQVKKNMVVIIL
- the atpD gene encoding F0F1 ATP synthase subunit beta; translation: MYKKKFKGIITQIIGPVIDVSFKEGSYIPKIYDALEIDSYNKNKIVLEVQQHMGDRNVRCISMEVTDGLKRGQEVYALDKPICIPVGKSINGRVFNVLGDCIDGLGDIDRSETKPIHSESPPFVDLSTDTEILYTGIKVIDLIEPYPKGGKIGLFGGAGVGKTVLIQELINNVAKGHGGRSVFAGVGERSREGNDLLREMLESGIIKYGKSFLESMKKGYWDISKVDKESLKESKATFVFGQMNEPPGARARVALSGLTLAEYYRDQYLEGKKGQDVLFFLDNIFRFTQAGSEVSALLGRIPSSVGYQPTLSSEMGAMQERITSTKRGSITSVQAVYVPADDLTDPAPAITFSHLDATTVLSRKIASLGIYPAVDPLDSTSRILSPDIINENHYDCAQRVKKILQKYNSLQDIIAILGIEELSEEDQLIVSRARRVQRFLSQPFHVAKQFTGIKGEFVKIEDTIKGFNMIINGELDDMPEAAFNLKGTIEQVIESGKKMLSI